The DNA window GGGCCAGCCATTCGGCCGAATGGTGGCTGGTGCGGATGGCGATGAAGACGGTCACGCCGACATTCATCTTTTCGGGGTCGAGCAGCGCCACCCGCGCCTTGATGACGCCGGAACCCTCCAGCTTCTGGATGCGCCGCCAACAGGGGGTCGAGGAAAGCCCGACCTGTTCGGCGATCTGGGAAACCGGCAAGGCCGAATCCACCTGGAGAAGGGACAGAATTTTCCTGTCTATGCTATCCACAGCATTTTCCTCTTATGCGCGGAGATATGTATGCAATATTCTTCTATATCAAAAGCAATTTGTGCAATGGGTTGCAAGCTATTTCCCTGTTGCCGCGGTTGTCGTCCATCCCCGGGTGGGGCTGCCCCGGCTATGGGCGATCCATGAGGCCGAGGTAAGCGCAAGCAGACAAAGGCGTGGAACGCGGCGGCCTAGCCTACCATGTAGTTTTCAACAC is part of the Shumkonia mesophila genome and encodes:
- a CDS encoding Lrp/AsnC family transcriptional regulator; translation: MDSIDRKILSLLQVDSALPVSQIAEQVGLSSTPCWRRIQKLEGSGVIKARVALLDPEKMNVGVTVFIAIRTSHHSAEWLARFQAVVADIPEITEFYRMSGDIDYLLRAVVPDIAAYDSVYKRLIEGIELNDVTSMFAMETIKWTTVLPVTYAE